The following are encoded together in the Burkholderiales bacterium genome:
- a CDS encoding tripartite tricarboxylate transporter substrate-binding protein, which translates to MAALQRVTLTVAVASGLVAPCVAHADKSNAHYPTKPIRIVVPFTPGGTSDVLARTLGAKLSDIWAQPVVIENRTGAGGTLGTALVAKPTPDGYTLLVSSAAFVISAAVHENLPYDVTRDFAGITRLGFSTTALITSPSTGVRTVRELVDLAKARPNQLIYSHAGVGSSTFMNGERFKLASGIKAKSVGFKGASDAMLEVVAGRVHFAILGLASLLQFIKDGRLIALAVGMPQRSSVLPDVPTIAEILKWAQVIRERKMKAE; encoded by the coding sequence ATGGCTGCACTGCAAAGAGTCACGCTGACCGTCGCGGTCGCGTCGGGTCTCGTCGCGCCGTGCGTGGCGCACGCGGACAAGAGCAACGCCCACTATCCCACCAAACCGATACGCATCGTCGTGCCGTTCACACCCGGCGGCACGTCCGACGTTCTCGCGCGGACCCTCGGCGCGAAGCTGAGCGACATCTGGGCGCAGCCGGTCGTCATCGAAAACCGCACCGGAGCGGGCGGCACGCTGGGCACCGCCCTCGTGGCGAAACCGACACCGGACGGTTATACGCTGCTCGTCTCTTCGGCGGCCTTCGTCATCAGCGCGGCGGTCCACGAGAACCTGCCGTATGACGTGACCCGGGACTTCGCAGGCATCACGCGCCTCGGGTTCTCGACCACGGCGCTGATCACGTCGCCTTCCACCGGCGTCAGGACGGTCAGGGAGCTGGTCGATCTCGCGAAGGCCAGGCCGAACCAGCTGATCTACAGCCACGCGGGCGTCGGCAGCTCGACGTTCATGAACGGCGAGCGCTTCAAGCTCGCCTCGGGCATCAAGGCCAAGTCGGTGGGATTCAAGGGCGCGTCGGACGCCATGCTCGAAGTCGTGGCGGGGCGCGTCCATTTCGCCATCCTGGGCCTGGCAAGCTTGCTCCAGTTCATCAAGGACGGCCGGTTGATCGCACTGGCGGTGGGCATGCCGCAGCGCTCGTCGGTCCTGCCGGATGTGCCGACCATCGCCGAGATCCTGAAGTGGGCGCAGGTGATCCGCGAACGCAAGATGAAGGCGGAATAA
- a CDS encoding xanthine dehydrogenase family protein molybdopterin-binding subunit: MAIVIPERELKVVGTSPVRPDGVPKVTGLAQYGADFHLPGMLWGKILRSPHAHARIRSIDTSKAEALKGVKAVMTAKDLPDQKFEYLGPERVAVNFWHMTRNIMAREKVLYEGHAIAAVAATTAAIAEEACKLIEVDYEVLPHVIDVDEAMQPGAPLLFEDMITRGIDPPPSTPSNVSKRIEYKMGDIEAGFASADKVVELSFKTAPVHQGYIEPHATLARYDSDGQVELWVSSQGHFVVRTMVCKLLGIKTADLRVHAAEIGGAFGGKTVVYVEPVAVTLSRKSGHPVKIMMSREEVFKATGPTSGASMTIRIGVMKDGRIVAADALMKYQAGAFPTSPVMNGLMCGFAPYDIANVRTIGYDVVCNRPKTVAYRAPGSPISAFAVESTMDAAARAIDMDPLAFRLKNVAKPGTPLVHGAKIGHAGFAETLRALQEHPGYSKPLGKNQGRGMAVGYWFNGGGESSATVHVNEDGSAVVATGSPDIGGSRASTAQMAAETLGIDYERVRPIIADTNSVGYTQATGGSRVTYATGRAVIDACNKVIAEMCARAAKIWKIDVADVIWEDGKARPAGKRAGEFEPLSFKDIASKRTATGGPIVAAAAINAEGQAPGFAAQFCDVEVDPETGAVKILRYVAAQDAGRAVHPKYVEGQMQGGVVQGIGWALNEEYIYDKDGRLSNPGFLDYRIPVASDLPMIETIVVEVPNPNHPYGVKGVAEANIVPPMAAIANAICRATGKRLTDLPMSPPKVLQALDS; the protein is encoded by the coding sequence ATGGCGATCGTCATCCCCGAACGAGAGCTGAAAGTCGTCGGCACCAGCCCGGTCCGTCCCGACGGCGTGCCGAAAGTGACGGGCCTCGCCCAGTACGGGGCGGATTTCCATCTGCCCGGCATGCTATGGGGCAAGATCCTGCGCTCCCCGCACGCGCATGCGCGCATCCGCTCGATCGACACGTCCAAAGCGGAGGCGCTGAAAGGCGTCAAGGCGGTGATGACCGCGAAGGACCTGCCCGACCAGAAGTTCGAGTACCTCGGTCCCGAGCGCGTCGCGGTGAATTTCTGGCACATGACGCGCAACATCATGGCGCGCGAGAAGGTGTTGTACGAAGGCCACGCCATCGCCGCGGTCGCTGCGACCACGGCGGCGATCGCGGAAGAAGCGTGCAAGCTGATCGAAGTGGATTACGAGGTGCTGCCGCACGTCATCGACGTCGACGAGGCGATGCAACCCGGGGCGCCGCTGCTCTTCGAGGACATGATCACGCGCGGCATCGATCCGCCGCCTTCGACGCCGTCGAACGTCTCCAAGCGCATCGAATACAAGATGGGCGACATCGAGGCGGGCTTCGCGTCCGCCGACAAGGTCGTCGAATTGAGCTTCAAGACCGCACCGGTGCACCAGGGCTACATCGAGCCGCACGCGACGCTCGCGCGCTACGACTCCGACGGCCAGGTGGAGCTCTGGGTCTCGAGCCAGGGACACTTCGTGGTGCGCACCATGGTGTGCAAGCTGCTCGGCATCAAGACCGCGGACCTGCGCGTGCACGCCGCGGAGATCGGCGGAGCGTTCGGCGGCAAGACCGTGGTGTACGTCGAACCGGTCGCGGTGACGCTGTCGCGCAAGTCCGGCCATCCGGTGAAGATCATGATGAGCCGGGAGGAAGTGTTCAAGGCGACCGGACCGACGTCCGGCGCTTCGATGACCATCAGGATCGGCGTCATGAAGGACGGCCGCATCGTCGCGGCCGACGCCCTCATGAAGTATCAGGCGGGCGCTTTCCCCACGTCGCCGGTCATGAACGGGCTGATGTGCGGCTTCGCGCCGTACGACATCGCCAACGTGCGCACCATCGGCTACGACGTGGTGTGCAACCGCCCGAAGACGGTCGCGTACCGCGCGCCCGGCTCGCCGATCTCGGCGTTCGCCGTGGAGAGCACCATGGACGCGGCCGCGCGCGCGATCGACATGGACCCGCTGGCCTTCAGGCTGAAGAACGTCGCCAAGCCGGGCACGCCGCTCGTGCACGGCGCGAAGATCGGGCACGCGGGTTTCGCCGAAACGCTGCGCGCACTGCAGGAGCATCCCGGCTACAGCAAACCGCTCGGCAAGAACCAGGGACGCGGCATGGCCGTGGGTTACTGGTTCAACGGCGGCGGCGAATCGAGCGCGACCGTGCACGTCAACGAGGACGGCAGTGCCGTCGTCGCGACCGGCAGCCCGGACATCGGCGGCTCGCGCGCCTCGACCGCGCAGATGGCGGCCGAGACGCTGGGGATCGACTACGAGCGCGTGCGACCGATCATCGCCGACACCAACTCGGTCGGTTACACGCAGGCCACCGGCGGCTCGCGCGTCACCTATGCCACCGGTCGCGCGGTGATCGATGCGTGCAACAAGGTGATCGCCGAGATGTGCGCGCGCGCGGCGAAGATCTGGAAGATCGACGTCGCGGACGTGATCTGGGAAGACGGCAAGGCGAGGCCTGCGGGCAAACGCGCCGGCGAGTTCGAGCCGCTGTCGTTCAAGGACATCGCGTCCAAGCGCACCGCGACGGGCGGTCCGATCGTCGCCGCGGCCGCCATCAACGCCGAAGGTCAGGCGCCCGGTTTCGCGGCGCAGTTCTGCGACGTCGAGGTCGATCCCGAGACCGGCGCGGTGAAGATTCTGCGCTACGTCGCGGCGCAGGACGCAGGCCGCGCCGTGCATCCGAAATACGTCGAGGGCCAGATGCAGGGCGGCGTGGTGCAGGGGATCGGCTGGGCGTTGAACGAGGAGTACATCTACGACAAGGACGGGCGGCTCTCGAACCCCGGCTTCCTCGACTATCGCATCCCGGTGGCGTCGGACCTGCCGATGATCGAGACGATCGTGGTCGAAGTGCCGAACCCGAATCACCCGTACGGCGTGAAGGGCGTGGCGGAAGCCAACATCGTCCCGCCGATGGCGGCGATCGCCAACGCGATCTGCCGCGCAACCGGCAAGCGCCTGACCGACCTGCCGATGTCGCCGCCGAAGGTGTTGCAGGCGCTCGATTCATAA
- a CDS encoding fumarylacetoacetate hydrolase family protein codes for MSTKWCRFEADGKTSYGKIDGDSVVAIDGAPWEPHTAGGQKRPLSSVKLLAPTIPLTFFCVGINYRDHIIASAKRKGVEPQFPQRPDVGYRAQNALCAHGDPIVKPKDAGELFQYEGELVAVIGKKGRNVPKEKALDYVFGWTIGNDVSERTWQRGDRTMWRAKNCDSFKPMGPWIVTDLDYREMTTAIRLNGEEVDRFKTGNMIHDVETYIAEISRYCTLNPGDVIWMGTEGGPKNMKPGDVCEIEITGIGTLSNPIVGE; via the coding sequence ATGAGCACGAAATGGTGTCGTTTCGAAGCGGACGGAAAGACGTCGTACGGGAAGATCGACGGTGACAGCGTGGTCGCCATCGACGGCGCGCCCTGGGAGCCGCACACCGCCGGCGGCCAAAAGCGCCCGCTGTCGTCGGTCAAGCTGCTGGCGCCGACGATACCGCTGACGTTCTTCTGCGTCGGCATCAACTACCGCGACCACATCATCGCGTCGGCGAAGCGCAAAGGCGTCGAGCCGCAGTTTCCGCAGCGGCCGGACGTCGGCTATCGCGCCCAGAACGCGCTCTGCGCGCACGGCGACCCGATCGTCAAGCCGAAAGACGCCGGCGAGCTCTTCCAGTACGAGGGCGAGCTCGTGGCGGTGATCGGGAAGAAGGGGAGGAACGTCCCCAAGGAGAAAGCGCTCGACTACGTCTTCGGCTGGACGATCGGCAACGACGTCAGCGAGCGCACGTGGCAGCGCGGCGACCGCACCATGTGGCGCGCGAAGAACTGCGACTCGTTCAAGCCGATGGGGCCGTGGATCGTCACCGATCTCGATTATCGCGAGATGACGACCGCGATCCGCCTCAACGGCGAGGAAGTGGATCGCTTCAAAACCGGAAACATGATCCACGACGTCGAGACGTACATCGCGGAGATCAGCCGGTACTGCACGCTCAACCCCGGCGACGTGATCTGGATGGGCACCGAAGGCGGGCCCAAGAACATGAAGCCCGGCGACGTCTGCGAGATCGAGATCACCGGGATCGGCACGCTGAGCAACCCGATCGTAGGCGAATAG
- a CDS encoding xanthine dehydrogenase family protein subunit M translates to MNDMRYEAAGTLEAAVALLAGAKGTARVLAGGTDLLIQMRGGRVEPELLVDVKGIPEMTAVVAENGAYRFGAAVSSMALMEHAAFSKAWPGVTEAAGLIGSTQIKGRATVGGNLCNASPAADSVPAMIAAGAIASIVGPEGRREVKVEDICTGPGKTSLGKGEIVASFLLPKRPPRSGDAYLRFIPRTEMDIAVVGAGINLTLDASGVCTDARVSIGAVAERALLVPEAAKALIGTKVDEDALKRMAAAVSAACRPIDDKRGTREYRIKVAGVMARRAAQIALARARETN, encoded by the coding sequence ATGAACGACATGCGGTATGAAGCGGCCGGCACGCTGGAGGCCGCGGTGGCGCTCCTGGCAGGCGCGAAAGGCACGGCGAGAGTCCTCGCCGGCGGCACCGACCTGCTGATCCAGATGCGGGGCGGCCGCGTCGAGCCGGAGCTGCTGGTCGACGTGAAAGGCATACCCGAGATGACGGCGGTCGTCGCCGAGAACGGCGCGTATCGTTTCGGCGCCGCGGTTTCCAGCATGGCCTTGATGGAGCACGCGGCGTTCTCGAAAGCGTGGCCGGGCGTCACCGAAGCGGCGGGGCTGATCGGCTCGACCCAGATCAAGGGACGCGCGACCGTCGGCGGTAACTTGTGCAACGCTTCGCCCGCGGCCGACAGCGTGCCGGCGATGATCGCCGCGGGCGCGATCGCGAGCATCGTGGGGCCTGAAGGGCGGCGCGAGGTCAAAGTCGAAGACATCTGCACGGGGCCGGGAAAGACCTCGCTCGGCAAGGGCGAGATCGTCGCGTCGTTCCTGCTGCCGAAACGTCCGCCCCGGTCGGGAGACGCGTATCTGCGCTTCATTCCCCGGACCGAGATGGACATCGCGGTCGTCGGCGCCGGGATCAACCTCACGCTCGACGCATCGGGTGTGTGCACCGATGCGCGTGTGAGCATCGGTGCGGTGGCCGAGCGCGCGTTGCTCGTGCCCGAGGCCGCAAAGGCATTGATCGGCACCAAGGTCGATGAGGACGCGCTCAAGCGCATGGCCGCCGCGGTCAGCGCGGCGTGCCGTCCGATCGACGACAAGCGCGGCACCAGGGAATACCGGATCAAGGTGGCCGGCGTGATGGCGCGGCGCGCCGCTCAAATCGCGCTCGCTCGCGCGCGGGAGACGAACTGA
- a CDS encoding uroporphyrinogen decarboxylase family protein, translating to MLLPVSLVGSYPQPDWLIDRAALEAHGVPRVRAQQLWRIPEPLLAEAQRDATLVAIRSQEEAGLDIITDGEIRRESYFNRFATALDGIDNDHPGTALSRAGRPTAVPRVTGAIRRTRPIEVEDMIFLRAHTRRLTKITVPGPFTMTQLAQNEHYPDEESLAMAYADAVNAEIRDLFEAGADFVQIDEPYMQAQPEKARRYAVKAINRALEGIAGTTVVHMCFGYAAMVKADKPDRYAFLEELRDCACRQVSVETAQPRLDCSSLKALDNKKILLGVIDLSDLRVETPQTVAERIRRALPYVEAQNLIVAPDCGMKYLPRDVAFGKMQAMVEGAAIVRAELGPSA from the coding sequence ATGCTCCTTCCCGTATCGCTCGTCGGCAGTTACCCGCAACCCGATTGGCTGATCGACCGAGCCGCGCTCGAGGCGCACGGCGTGCCGCGCGTGCGCGCGCAGCAGCTTTGGCGTATCCCGGAACCGCTGCTCGCCGAAGCGCAGCGTGACGCCACGCTGGTCGCCATCCGCAGCCAGGAAGAAGCCGGGCTCGACATCATCACCGACGGCGAGATCCGTCGCGAGAGCTACTTCAACCGCTTCGCCACCGCGCTCGACGGCATCGACAACGATCACCCGGGGACGGCGCTGAGCCGCGCCGGGCGGCCGACCGCGGTGCCGCGTGTCACCGGCGCGATCCGCCGCACGCGCCCGATCGAAGTCGAAGACATGATCTTCCTGCGCGCGCACACGCGACGGCTCACCAAGATCACCGTTCCGGGTCCTTTCACCATGACGCAGCTCGCGCAGAACGAGCACTACCCGGACGAGGAGAGCCTGGCGATGGCCTACGCCGACGCGGTCAACGCCGAGATCCGGGATCTGTTCGAGGCCGGCGCCGACTTCGTGCAGATCGACGAGCCTTACATGCAGGCGCAACCCGAGAAGGCGCGGCGCTACGCGGTCAAGGCGATCAACCGCGCGCTGGAGGGCATCGCCGGCACGACCGTCGTGCACATGTGCTTCGGCTACGCCGCCATGGTGAAAGCGGACAAGCCGGATCGCTATGCGTTTTTGGAAGAGCTTCGCGACTGCGCGTGCCGGCAGGTTTCGGTGGAGACCGCGCAGCCGCGACTGGATTGCTCGAGCCTGAAAGCGCTCGACAACAAGAAGATCCTGCTCGGCGTCATCGACCTCTCCGACCTGCGCGTGGAGACGCCGCAGACCGTGGCCGAGCGCATCCGCCGGGCGCTGCCTTACGTCGAAGCGCAGAACCTCATCGTCGCGCCCGACTGCGGCATGAAGTATCTGCCGCGCGACGTGGCGTTCGGCAAGATGCAGGCCATGGTCGAAGGGGCCGCGATCGTTCGCGCGGAGCTCGGCCCCTCCGCCTGA
- a CDS encoding (2Fe-2S)-binding protein: MAKVHVTTRLNGNDVEFLCETRQTLLQVLRDELHLTGTKEGCATGDCGACSVTVDGRLMCSCLILGAEVQGKSIRTIEGMADGEKLHPLQRKFLEHAALQCGICTPGVLVAAKSLLERNPDPTETEVRFWLAGNLCRCTGYNKIIEAVLDAAAEMRGS, translated from the coding sequence ATGGCCAAAGTCCATGTAACGACCAGGCTCAACGGCAACGACGTCGAGTTTCTGTGCGAGACACGCCAGACGCTGCTACAGGTCCTGCGCGACGAGCTGCACCTGACCGGCACCAAGGAAGGCTGCGCCACGGGGGACTGCGGCGCGTGCAGCGTCACCGTCGACGGGCGGCTGATGTGCTCGTGCCTGATCCTCGGCGCCGAAGTGCAGGGAAAATCGATCCGGACGATCGAAGGCATGGCCGACGGCGAGAAGCTGCATCCGCTCCAGCGCAAGTTCCTCGAGCACGCCGCGCTCCAGTGCGGCATCTGCACGCCGGGCGTGCTGGTCGCGGCGAAGTCGCTGCTCGAGCGCAATCCCGATCCGACCGAAACCGAAGTGCGCTTCTGGCTCGCGGGTAACCTGTGCCGCTGCACCGGCTACAACAAGATCATCGAGGCGGTGCTCGACGCCGCCGCTGAAATGCGAGGGAGCTGA
- a CDS encoding tripartite tricarboxylate transporter substrate binding protein yields the protein MQSYRHVGVFAVLAAALLTPLPVFAQAYPAKAVRVIVVFPPGGSNDVVARIVFQRMSDTMGQQFAIDNRGGASGTIGSDLVAKSPADGYTLMVQSATHVANAHLYRNLPYDTLGDFIGITTLARQVAMLVVHPSMPVKTTQDFIALAKKRPGEIIYGSAGSGSLLHLAMALLNSMTGTKMVHVPYKGGGPVNIAIASGEIQSVVATIASVIPNIKAERVRPIAVTSETRTTQFPDVPALAEAVPGYEFTAWIACFVPKGTPRPVVDRLNAELKKALDHPDVAKNLSAQTLDPMHMTPEQFAQRLQSDYQKYAKVVKISGAKID from the coding sequence ATGCAATCGTACCGGCACGTAGGAGTATTCGCGGTTTTAGCGGCAGCTCTGCTGACGCCTTTGCCCGTCTTCGCGCAAGCCTATCCGGCGAAGGCGGTGCGGGTGATCGTGGTTTTCCCGCCGGGCGGCTCCAACGATGTGGTCGCGCGCATCGTCTTTCAGAGGATGTCCGACACGATGGGGCAGCAGTTCGCCATCGACAACCGCGGCGGGGCGTCGGGCACGATCGGCAGCGACCTCGTCGCGAAAAGCCCGGCGGACGGCTACACCCTGATGGTGCAGTCGGCGACGCACGTGGCGAACGCCCATCTGTACAGGAACCTGCCCTACGACACCCTCGGCGATTTCATCGGCATCACGACGCTGGCGCGACAGGTGGCCATGCTGGTCGTGCACCCGTCGATGCCGGTGAAGACCACGCAGGACTTCATCGCGCTGGCGAAAAAGCGGCCGGGCGAGATCATCTATGGTTCCGCCGGCAGCGGCAGTCTGCTGCATCTCGCGATGGCGCTGCTCAACTCGATGACCGGAACGAAGATGGTCCACGTGCCGTACAAGGGCGGCGGCCCGGTGAACATCGCCATCGCGTCCGGGGAGATCCAGAGCGTCGTCGCCACCATCGCGTCGGTGATCCCGAACATCAAGGCGGAGCGCGTGCGTCCGATCGCGGTGACGTCGGAAACGCGCACCACGCAGTTTCCGGACGTGCCTGCGCTCGCGGAAGCGGTGCCGGGTTATGAGTTCACCGCGTGGATCGCCTGCTTCGTGCCGAAAGGCACGCCGCGGCCCGTCGTCGACCGGTTGAATGCCGAGCTCAAGAAAGCGCTCGACCATCCCGACGTGGCGAAGAACCTCAGCGCGCAGACGCTCGACCCGATGCACATGACGCCGGAGCAGTTCGCGCAGCGACTGCAATCCGACTATCAGAAATACGCGAAGGTCGTGAAGATCAGCGGGGCGAAGATCGACTGA